Proteins found in one Alicyclobacillus cycloheptanicus genomic segment:
- a CDS encoding AMP-binding protein produces MSMGVSTRDLNRTPALEPLVYRGGEQPLFAYLRQHAKERPDAPAIYWYGRVISWRELDAWSDKLASFLYELGVRQGDRVALYLQNCPQYHIAHYAIQKIGAVVGPCSPMFKEWELAYEVADLGAKVLVSSDLGYPVVSAVQKELAQHGRPLLDAVILTSYSDLLPAHPTLPLPEDLRFAPARYPNTYDLLGILSDSSVPPTPPEPAVDLDDVALLVYTSGTTGKPKGAMLTYRNALFKTAASAAANGIAPDDVFLAVMPMFHIAGMLMALNIPIYSGRPVVLLYRFDPETVLKAIEQYRCTWWYSTAPMNQAILDLPNLASYDLRSLRNNLCTSFGTQVTEALADAWRRATGGCALREAAYGLSETHTADTFMPADRVKWGTVGLPVHDTEIRIVDLDTGAELPAGSVGEIVIRGPGVFKGYWRRPEATAQTLQDGWLHTGDMGSLDEDGYLTFHGRFKEMIKVSGYSVFPEDVEGMLIRHPAVAQAAVVGVPDAKKGQSVKAFVVLRPDVKRKPSAETLRRWARDKMAPYKVPKEIVFRDALPASGTGKVLRRLLLEE; encoded by the coding sequence ATGAGCATGGGTGTGTCGACGCGTGACCTCAACCGGACGCCGGCCCTGGAACCGCTGGTGTACCGCGGCGGCGAACAGCCGCTGTTCGCATATTTGCGCCAGCATGCGAAGGAGCGGCCGGACGCACCGGCGATCTATTGGTACGGGCGGGTGATTTCCTGGCGGGAGCTGGACGCGTGGAGCGACAAGCTGGCGTCGTTTCTGTACGAGCTGGGCGTGCGGCAGGGTGACCGCGTCGCGCTGTACTTGCAAAACTGTCCGCAGTACCACATCGCGCACTACGCGATTCAGAAAATCGGCGCCGTTGTCGGCCCGTGCAGTCCGATGTTCAAAGAATGGGAGCTCGCGTACGAAGTAGCCGATCTCGGCGCAAAGGTCCTCGTGTCGTCTGACTTGGGGTACCCGGTCGTCTCCGCTGTGCAAAAAGAATTGGCGCAGCATGGGCGGCCGCTGCTCGATGCGGTCATCCTGACCAGCTACAGCGACCTGCTGCCGGCGCACCCCACCCTGCCGCTGCCGGAGGACCTGCGGTTCGCACCGGCGCGATACCCGAACACGTATGACTTGCTGGGAATTCTGTCTGATTCATCCGTTCCGCCCACACCGCCGGAGCCTGCGGTCGATCTCGACGATGTGGCGCTGCTCGTGTACACGTCCGGGACAACCGGGAAGCCGAAAGGCGCCATGCTGACCTACAGGAACGCACTGTTCAAGACAGCCGCCAGTGCAGCGGCCAACGGCATCGCACCGGACGATGTGTTCCTCGCCGTGATGCCCATGTTCCACATCGCAGGCATGTTGATGGCCCTTAACATCCCCATTTACTCGGGGCGTCCGGTGGTGCTGCTGTATCGGTTCGACCCCGAAACCGTCCTCAAGGCCATTGAACAGTATCGCTGTACGTGGTGGTACAGCACCGCTCCCATGAACCAGGCCATCCTCGATTTGCCAAACCTCGCGTCGTACGACCTGCGTTCATTACGCAACAATTTGTGTACCAGTTTCGGGACACAGGTGACCGAAGCCTTGGCGGACGCATGGCGCAGGGCAACCGGCGGCTGCGCGCTGCGGGAGGCCGCGTACGGCCTCAGTGAAACGCACACGGCCGACACGTTCATGCCTGCGGACCGCGTCAAGTGGGGCACGGTGGGCCTGCCTGTGCACGATACGGAGATTCGGATTGTCGATCTCGACACAGGCGCCGAACTGCCCGCAGGGAGTGTGGGGGAAATTGTGATTCGCGGACCGGGTGTGTTCAAAGGCTACTGGCGTCGGCCCGAGGCGACCGCACAGACACTGCAGGACGGGTGGCTGCACACCGGAGACATGGGGTCACTGGACGAAGACGGCTACCTCACGTTCCACGGGCGGTTCAAGGAGATGATCAAGGTCTCCGGGTACAGCGTGTTTCCGGAAGACGTCGAGGGCATGTTGATCCGCCACCCGGCTGTGGCCCAGGCGGCCGTGGTGGGTGTGCCCGATGCGAAGAAAGGGCAGTCGGTGAAGGCGTTCGTTGTGCTCAGACCGGATGTGAAGCGCAAGCCGAGCGCAGAGACGCTGCGCCGCTGGGCGCGCGACAAAATGGCACCGTACAAGGTGCCGAAAGAGATTGTGTTTCGCGACGCGCTGCCGGCCTCCGGGACCGGCAAGGTGCTGCGTCGGCTGCTGTTGGAGGAGTGA
- a CDS encoding acyl-CoA carboxylase subunit beta, with amino-acid sequence MDELIQDLQRRKAKAAQMGGDAKVAAQHALGRYTARERVDKLVDHGSFLELGILNHSDVPGAVEKSPADGLIAGIAKVDGRLVVVEASDKTVFAGTEGTVFMRKAEQVHNFAVKRGLPIFHLGEGGGLRIPDGMGADGISEKMMPMTLLRHNRAVPTMAAILGDSFGGPTWTAVTSDFAAQVKGTAMAVAGPRMLEIATGETVSDEELGGWKVHAEQTGQIDAFADDENACIALMKRFFSYMPSHAGEEPAVLSTADTGDSPDRRLDNVDALVPTRKTRAYDMRRLVRAVVDHDSFFELKPYFGAALITGLGRLNGRVVGVLANQPLVKAGAAGPDECDKATEFICLCDSYHIPLVFLHDIPGFRVGSAAEHRKIATKIMVWNQALAWSTVPKVSVVIRKSIGAAYGNMCGPGMGADFVVAWPTAEISFTGADVGVNVVYGRELANVADKAEAAAMRQQLVQQWEIDSSPYKAAAKHLLDDVIDPRDTRRFLCRVLEAACTQHGARSERRLANWPTGF; translated from the coding sequence ATGGACGAACTGATACAGGATTTGCAGCGCCGCAAGGCCAAGGCCGCACAGATGGGCGGCGACGCGAAAGTGGCGGCGCAGCACGCGCTCGGCCGGTACACGGCGCGGGAGCGCGTTGACAAACTGGTCGATCACGGCTCGTTCCTCGAACTTGGCATCCTCAACCACTCGGATGTGCCGGGGGCAGTGGAGAAAAGCCCAGCGGACGGACTCATCGCCGGGATCGCCAAAGTCGACGGCCGCCTGGTGGTGGTGGAGGCCAGTGACAAAACGGTGTTTGCGGGGACGGAAGGGACCGTCTTCATGCGCAAGGCGGAGCAAGTGCACAATTTTGCTGTGAAGCGCGGACTGCCGATCTTTCACCTCGGCGAAGGCGGGGGGCTGCGCATCCCAGATGGCATGGGGGCCGACGGGATTTCGGAAAAAATGATGCCGATGACGCTGCTGCGCCACAACCGAGCGGTGCCGACGATGGCGGCGATTCTCGGGGACAGCTTCGGCGGACCGACCTGGACGGCGGTGACATCGGACTTTGCCGCGCAGGTCAAAGGGACCGCCATGGCGGTGGCCGGGCCGCGGATGCTGGAAATCGCGACGGGGGAAACGGTGTCTGACGAAGAACTGGGCGGCTGGAAGGTGCACGCCGAGCAGACCGGGCAAATCGACGCATTCGCGGACGACGAGAACGCGTGCATCGCTTTGATGAAACGGTTTTTCTCCTACATGCCCAGTCACGCCGGGGAGGAACCGGCCGTCCTGTCCACCGCGGACACGGGCGACTCGCCGGACCGCCGCCTGGACAACGTGGACGCCCTGGTGCCTACGCGCAAAACCCGCGCCTACGACATGCGCAGGCTGGTGCGGGCCGTGGTCGATCACGACTCCTTCTTTGAACTGAAACCGTACTTCGGTGCCGCTCTCATCACGGGGCTTGGGCGGTTAAACGGCCGCGTCGTGGGGGTGCTGGCCAACCAGCCGCTTGTGAAGGCGGGTGCCGCAGGCCCGGATGAGTGTGACAAGGCGACGGAGTTCATTTGCCTGTGTGACTCGTACCATATTCCGCTCGTGTTTCTGCACGACATTCCAGGGTTTCGCGTCGGCAGCGCGGCCGAGCACCGGAAAATCGCCACGAAAATCATGGTCTGGAACCAGGCCCTGGCGTGGTCGACCGTGCCGAAGGTGTCGGTCGTGATCCGCAAAAGCATCGGCGCTGCTTACGGCAACATGTGCGGACCGGGGATGGGGGCAGACTTTGTGGTAGCGTGGCCCACGGCAGAAATCAGCTTCACGGGCGCGGACGTGGGGGTGAACGTGGTGTACGGGCGGGAGTTGGCAAACGTCGCCGACAAGGCGGAGGCAGCCGCGATGCGGCAGCAGCTGGTGCAGCAGTGGGAGATTGACAGTTCGCCGTACAAGGCGGCGGCGAAGCATTTGCTGGATGACGTGATTGACCCGCGGGACACGCGCCGGTTTCTGTGCCGTGTGCTGGAGGCGGCGTGCACGCAGCACGGCGCGCGGAGTGAACGGCGGCTGGCGAAC